DNA from Coffea arabica cultivar ET-39 chromosome 10c, Coffea Arabica ET-39 HiFi, whole genome shotgun sequence:
AAGTCTAGTGTCAGGTTGTTTGATGGATTAGATGAGCAGGGAACTAGTAGAGGCGACAATAGTCTTTTGGATGATGAGCAGTCTGAGGCATGTTCTACTCCTGAAGTAGACTCCCAGAGGAAACCACTGCAGCAGCATTCATCAGTCCTTGAGATTTCCCACTCGAAGGACCCTCCTGTGATCCGATCACAGCGGGCACGGAGAGGTTAGAAATTGGAATTTTCTCTTTGTCTGGATATTTTTTtgcttgcttttctttttctctttatttttcctTATTGTCATTATTTGGCTTTCAATTCCTAGTCCCATAAGTTCTGATTCTTCACTTGGAAAATAATTGGTCTTGCCCTTGTGGTTGTCCCTCAAGAACTGGAGACTTGTCAACTATGTATAGCAGGTGAGGAGAGATGGAACAAAGAATAAAAAGGATTTTCCATCCTTGAGAACAAAGACTATTGTTTGCTATATGATTTTCAATTGaaatttctccaaaaaaaaagtcataTGAATATTGGGAAGCAATTTTTCTGAATCTAGGCTACATCCATCTCATATAATTTCTATTTCAATTAGATGCTTTTGTGATTAGTTGGAAGAAGTAACTGCTCAGTGCTAAATATCTTTTCTGTTGTTCCTGATTACCCATCCTTCTGGAAGAAGCCAATAGCATCATCATGACATCTTTGCCCCTTTACAGTGTTATTTGGGAAAGTGTAGTTCTTCATGCCAACCATCTGATGAAACAGGCTTTCAGAACAATCTCTTATTGAGATTTAGAGCTTTCAATAAGACTTCTAGGTTGAACTCTTATAATTTGACCTGATAACTACAGCATTCAGTTTGCAAATTTGAGATTTAACTGTCAAAAACTTTTTGTTTGGACCATCCGATTAATGTATGCTCATCATGAGATtatttcttctctctcctcCTCCCTCCCGCTCTCCCTCTCCGTCCCCTcctccctcctctctctctcctctttttcccccttttcaatcttaaattttgtttatttgattatttttcaaTCTACCTTAAGGTTTTGACCGATGCATCACTGACCTTATGGGAAGTCCTAGAAATGTCTCCCTTGGAAGCCGAAGAATTGGTTATTCAAGATCCATGGTTGAGAAGAAAGGGAGTCCTATGTATGACCCAAAGCTGGATAGGCTGTCCAAAAGTGAGAAGGTGACCATGGATATCACTACTATTTTTTCATTACAATTTCTTGTTTTCTGTTCATTTTTATCGTTAAATTTCAAGTTGCATAATTGCTATTTTAAGGATATTGTTTACTTCTTTCACAATGTTAAACGGCCTTCTAAGCACTTGCCTAAGTAGTTAAGCAGGTTGCAAATATATCCCCTTTTATAAGAGAATAAGAATatgtttttctgttttctcttcCCTTAGGTGTGTATGGTCATGCATACTCGTATTACTTTTTGTACATTGGTAAGGGTACTGTGTTTGGCCTTTCAGGAATGGCTAATTATGGACCTAGTGAAGTTCCAAAATGACGGGACAGTGGAAGTTGATCTGACTAGGGGTTCACCTGGAGCGTCTGAACTGTTAGAGCTTAGCTCACTTGAAGGACCTCCTCCTATTTTAGatgatattgtcactgatttCAACAAAACAATTCCCAAATTGAAGATTGCTATGCTTGTGGTTGGAACAAGAGGAGATGTGCAGCCGTTTCTAGCCATGGCTAAGAGACTACAGGCACGTCAGGTGTTGGTTTCCAATGAGCATTACAGCTGTCTATGCTTggttttttaatttcttgtattgCTTGCTATGTTCTAATTGTCTAAAAAGGTGACAACAGATTTATATGGATGTTGGGATATGTTCTTTTACTGAAATCTGTACAGTCATATCAGCTTAAAGTGTGAAGAAAAATTGATTTACGGGAGTTCTAGAAGTCTAGGATTAAGTGttgtaattttcttttcatcttCATGATCTGTGGCAGTTAAGGTTTCTTCCCTTGAGCTTAATTAGAATTATGGGAAACACTCTTTGCAGTGATTTTCAAGTAATTATGATATAGTTCagaatttcttgacttcatgttctcaagaagaaaatgaattaAGATGACCTACAGTTGACAAGGTGAAGTTGTGCAAAACGATAGTGCACAATGATAAGTTACTTAATCTCCTTTTGTTCTACTTGgaaatcacaaaatttattaTAAAGCCCTGGACCTCATATATTTGTTTTAAAGAGCAATGTGATGCTTCATGCTTGAATCTATGCCTTGTCTGCTTTCACTTTTGTGGTTTCCTAGATTCAATCAAGATATGTACATGCACGTATGAACAGTGCAAGTAGGAAGTGTTAATTTTTGTTCTGTATCATGCAGGCCTTGTAGTTTGGTACCTTTATTCATTGTCTTATAAGTGTCTGTATCAGCTTTCAAAGAATAAGTGAAAGTTACACATATGAACTAGTGCAAGAGGGAAGTGTAAATTTTTGTTCCGGATCATGCAGGCCTAGTAGTTTGATAcctttattcattttcttataAGTGTCTGTATCAGCTTTCAAAGAATAAGTGAAAGTTGTGCTTGCAATATAAGGATTTAtcatgcctttttcttttcttattccaATTTAACTCAAAGATTTTAGTTATTATATTTACTTATGTAGTGATGTTTTCTGTGATTTTTTGTTCCTGAACATCAACTTTGAGGGAATTGGTCTAcatcattttcagttttataATTGTATAGCAGGGGACCAAAGAGTTAAATGGAGACTTTAAGTTGATTCGCATGGGGTATCATGTTCTGTTGTAATGTAAATATATGCCTACAAATTGCTCTAATTTTGGTGTTAACAAGCACCCAATTCTGCAGTTGTAGGTAGTTAAAAGTGCAAAAAGGAAGATAAATGAAAAAGTTGGCTTTTCTGTTCGTTTCTTCCATGTAATCTCGGTAattataatttgaaattttgattatttcACAAGTCAATAACTTTTCTTACTGTGAAATATTCCATGCTACCCATTTGTatgaattattagaaaattaaatttgattatttttcttttggagCCTGTGGTCATTTGATTTGGTTCTGTTAGGGCATGGACTCTTTAATTGGTCTATAATGACATATTGATCGATTATTGTGGTCCATAAAATGGAAGAGTGGTCAATGTATTGCTTTGCTTATCTTCTTCCTGACAGTTAATTATCTTAATACTTCTGTGGTGTATTTACTATTTGCTTTGAGGTCTCACTTCAAGTTTGTTGAGTTGTCAAATTGAAACATATCTCTAGTTTTCAATCATACCGTATTATATTTATGGTGTAATTTGTCTTTGGACATTCTGTAGTTTAACAGCATGTATAACCTTTTCATAAAAAAAGTGGGTTCATTTTTGGACCTTCTAACTCCAAGTGTACTCACAGGAATTTGGTCATCGTGTTAGGCTGGCAACTCATGCTAACTTCGATGATTTTGTGAAGTCTGCTGGCGTAGAGTTTTTCCCTTTGGGCGGTGATCCTCGTGTATTAGCAGGATGTAAGAGGTCCTTGACACTCAAATACCTCTTTTTAACCTGAagatgtatttatttattttttctgttgATATAGCTTTCATGAGttatctctctcttttttggACCTCACTTGTGATTGCTTCTTTTACTTTCCTGTTGTAATCATATGGTTGGTATATTCAGTTTAACATGGTAGCTAGATTATGAGAATAGAAGTTGAAGTCATATTCAAAAGGGTTAACTAATTCAGTGTCTCAGCAGTACTCTTTCTTGCTACAATTACATACACCTATATTTTGTAATGCAACCTGCTTGGTTTTGTGTAAAATTCTAATTGGTTGACTATGGAAGTCTTTTCTATGTAATGATGAATTTGTCTCCTGCTTCTGTAGATATGGCCCGCAATAAAGGTCTAATTCCATATTCACCAGGAGAAATATCTATTCAGCGAAAACAACTGAAGGCGATTATTGAATCTCTTCTTCCTGCTTGTACAGAACCAGATCTAGAAAGCAGAGAGCCTTTCAGGGCTCAGGCAATCATTGCGAATCCTCCAGCTTATGGTTAGTTTATCAAATCTGAACAGACCTCTTTCCCCCTCCCCCCAGGCGGTCcttaaacaaaaggaaaaaggaaaagaggaaatACTTTTGGTGGACCATCACCTGTATGAACAAGGATTCGTTTTACTTTCCCACCTAGCTGCTCTAGGTAGGGTGTAAGTcctgggttttttttttgttgggggggggggaggatATCTGTTGGTGTGTCTGTTTCTCGCAGGTAATAGATTGGCTTGGATGTACTAGATCTTTCTTTTACTATTGTTGAATTCTTACTGGATGTTGTCATCTTACTCATCTGTCTATAGAGTTCAGAAATGTATTGCTCTTTGTGTATTTGATAAACCAGTACTAATTCAAAGAAATTAGTGAGAATTTGGACACTGGGCATGAGGCAAAATTGAGATTTTATGTTCTCAGTTGACAGATGATTCCTGAAAATGGTTCGAATAAAAGATTGTTTCAGTTGGTGGCATCACTGGTGTAGTTATGATAATACTTTTAGCAGACATTAGGATGAGTAATTGAGGATAACAGAaggttaaattttatttttaccaCAAATGAACACATACATATAGTCTGGATGTACAAATTTTGCGATAAACTTTTGTCTATTCCAAGCCCTGTTGGCCTGAATTTATTATGGTACTTGAAGTATATTCTTGTTGACAGGACATGTTCATGTTGCTGAAGCTCTTGGTGTACCCATCCACATCTTCTTCACAATGCCTTGGACGTGAGTGCAGTCCCATTTTCTGCAATTTCTGtcctcttttgtttttctgATTAATGAGCTTATGCAGTTTCCTTGATATCCttacaatcaattaattagtcTCAACTGCCCTTAACTCTTGGAATGTCCGAGtcattttctcataaaattgGGACTAAACTTGGATTAAGttttcctttgccttctctttcaAAGTGTTGATGAATAGGACTCCCCACCCGTTCTGCTTTTATGAGGAGTAATGTGTTATTTTTTATAAGTAGAGAAAAATTTTCATACAAGAGATGCTCTTAGGTGCTCAATATCATTTTCTTTGACATTCAGCTCATGATGGATTATATCTGAGCTTTCTTGCATTTGGTTATGATGGGCAGGCCCACATGTGAATTTCCTCACCCATTGGCACGTGTACCTCAAAGTGCTGGTTACTGGGTATGTTTCTGTATGTCCTGCCAACTTCTAAGTTTAAATCATGAGTTGTTCTATCTAATTTGTTCTTGTTCTACCTAGCTCTCCTATATAGTTGTGGATTTACTTGTATGGTGGGGAATACGAGGATATATAAATGACTTCAGGAAAAAGAAGCTGAAGCTGTCTCCTATTGCATACTTCAGTATGTATCATGGATCAATATCCGATTTGCCAACAGGCTATATGTGGAGCCCCCATATTGTGCCCAAGCCACAC
Protein-coding regions in this window:
- the LOC113714812 gene encoding sterol 3-beta-glucosyltransferase UGT80B1-like isoform X2, giving the protein MDTNGSAKPSVYVENEGKRDQVVENKLDQTHDGSNLLVGLERKPKGERCNAGAANGRGREQKYTLEEAAANSAGKSSVRLFDGLDEQGTSRGDNSLLDDEQSEACSTPEVDSQRKPLQQHSSVLEISHSKDPPVIRSQRARRGFDRCITDLMGSPRNVSLGSRRIGYSRSMVEKKGSPMYDPKLDRLSKSEKEWLIMDLVKFQNDGTVEVDLTRGSPGASELLELSSLEGPPPILDDIVTDFNKTIPKLKIAMLVVGTRGDVQPFLAMAKRLQEFGHRVRLATHANFDDFVKSAGVEFFPLGGDPRVLAGYMARNKGLIPYSPGEISIQRKQLKAIIESLLPACTEPDLESREPFRAQAIIANPPAYGHVHVAEALGVPIHIFFTMPWTPTCEFPHPLARVPQSAGYWLSYIVVDLLVWWGIRGYINDFRKKKLKLSPIAYFSMYHGSISDLPTGYMWSPHIVPKPHDWGPLVDVVGYCFLNLGSKFEPSENFVNWIQSGPKPIYIGFGSMPLEDPKKTTEIILEALTNTGQRGIIDRGWGDLGSVETPENVFLLVDCPHDWLFPQCSAVVHHGGAGTTATGLRAGCPTTIVPFFGDQFFWGDRVHQRGLGPAPIPISELSAETLSDAIRFMLQPEVKSLAMELAKLLENEDGVATAVDAFHRHLPPELPLPIASTEDNDHPNFLQWLFIQIGRLCCLPCGS
- the LOC113714812 gene encoding sterol 3-beta-glucosyltransferase UGT80B1-like isoform X3, producing MDTNGSAKPSVYVENEGKRDQVVENKLDQTHDGSNLLVGLERKPKGERCNAGAANGRGREQKYTLEEAAANSAGKSSVRLFDGLDEQGTSRGDNSLLDDEQSEACSTPEVDSQRKPLQQHSSVLEISHSKDPPVIRSQRARRGFDRCITDLMGSPRNVSLGSRRIGYSRSMVEKKGSPMYDPKLDRLSKSEKEFGHRVRLATHANFDDFVKSAGVEFFPLGGDPRVLAGYMARNKGLIPYSPGEISIQRKQLKAIIESLLPACTEPDLESREPFRAQAIIANPPAYGHVHVAEALGVPIHIFFTMPWTPTCEFPHPLARVPQSAGYWLSYIVVDLLVWWGIRGYINDFRKKKLKLSPIAYFSMYHGSISDLPTGYMWSPHIVPKPHDWGPLVDVVGYCFLNLGSKFEPSENFVNWIQSGPKPIYIGFGSMPLEDPKKTTEIILEALTNTGQRGIIDRGWGDLGSVETPENVFLLVDCPHDWLFPQCSAVVHHGGAGTTATGLRAGCPTTIVPFFGDQFFWGDRVHQRGLGPAPIPISELSAETLSDAIRFMLQPEVKSLAMELAKLLENEDGVATAVDAFHRHLPPELPLPIASTEDNDHPNFLQWLFIQIGRLCCLPCGS
- the LOC113714812 gene encoding sterol 3-beta-glucosyltransferase UGT80B1-like isoform X1 — encoded protein: MDTNGSAKPSVYVENEGKRDQVVENKLDQTHDGSNLLVGLERKPKGERCNAGAANGRGREQKYTLEEAAANSAGKSSVRLFDGLDEQGTSRGDNSLLDDEQSEACSTPEVDSQRKPLQQHSSVLEISHSKDPPVIRSQRARRGFDRCITDLMGSPRNVSLGSRRIGYSRSMVEKKGSPMYDPKLDRLSKSEKVCMVMHTRITFCTLVRVLCLAFQEWLIMDLVKFQNDGTVEVDLTRGSPGASELLELSSLEGPPPILDDIVTDFNKTIPKLKIAMLVVGTRGDVQPFLAMAKRLQEFGHRVRLATHANFDDFVKSAGVEFFPLGGDPRVLAGYMARNKGLIPYSPGEISIQRKQLKAIIESLLPACTEPDLESREPFRAQAIIANPPAYGHVHVAEALGVPIHIFFTMPWTPTCEFPHPLARVPQSAGYWLSYIVVDLLVWWGIRGYINDFRKKKLKLSPIAYFSMYHGSISDLPTGYMWSPHIVPKPHDWGPLVDVVGYCFLNLGSKFEPSENFVNWIQSGPKPIYIGFGSMPLEDPKKTTEIILEALTNTGQRGIIDRGWGDLGSVETPENVFLLVDCPHDWLFPQCSAVVHHGGAGTTATGLRAGCPTTIVPFFGDQFFWGDRVHQRGLGPAPIPISELSAETLSDAIRFMLQPEVKSLAMELAKLLENEDGVATAVDAFHRHLPPELPLPIASTEDNDHPNFLQWLFIQIGRLCCLPCGS